The window CTCCTTGCCCTTCGACACGTCGCGGATACGGGCCTTGAACGCGTCGAGCCGGCCGTCGCGCTCGAGCATGAACTCGAGGTAGGCGATCTTCTCGTCGCGCGAGTAGCCGGCCCACTGCATGATCTTCGCGTACAGGATGCTCGAGATGGCGGCGAGGGAAGCGCCGGCCCACTGGTCGCTGGCGAGATCGAGCATGACGACGACGGCGGGGCATTTTTTCGCGACCACGTTCAGCCGCTGCCGGAGAGCTTTCGAGGTGAACCGGTCGTACAGCCACTCGCGGAAGGGGCGGTCGCGGAGGGTGCGGGCCGGGTCGAGGGCGAAGCCGAGATACTTCGTGAAAGAGCTTTTTCCCGAGCCGTAGAAGCCCGAGACCCAGACGCCGACCTCGGGGTTGTTGCCGGAGGTCATGCCCTCCTCGAGCAGGTCGAGCAGGGTCCCGAAATGCTCCTGGATGCTGTCGGTCGCGACATACTCGCGGATTTCCTGCTCGAGAAGATCCTCGACGGTGGCGTCGTAGGTGATGACCTTCTCGATGCGGCGGTCGATGCTGCGTGACGGGTCGAAGAGTTCGCGGATGGTCGGCATGGAATCAGCCCCCGATGTGAGTCGAACGGTAGTTGCCGTCTTCCGGGTAGATGCCCAGGAAGCGGAGCGCGTGCTTGCCGGCGCGACAGCCGGGGTAGAGGATGACGGTCGGAACGGTGAATCGCCCCTGGAGCTGGTGCTCGAGCGTTCCGACGCGCAGGTAGGGATGAAGCGCCTCGAGATCGGTGACGAACAGCACGGTCATGGGCCGGCCGGCGAGAGCCGCGAGACGCGCTTCCAGGCTGTTCAGCAGGGCCTTTTCGGCGGTGAGGGCGTCGGCGAGGGTCGCGTTGATCTCATGGAAGGCGTGGGGCGATTCGGCTTCGGATTCGAGCCAGACGTCGCGCATGTCGTGGGTGGTGAGGATCTCATGGACGGCGTCGGCCATCGAGAAGGTCTCGAGCGTCCAGCCGTCGAGGGCGAGCTGGGCGGCCCAGGCTTTCATGCGGCCCTTGACGGCCAGCATGAGCGCGGGATCGAACACGAGATACCAGACGGGGTCGTCGCCGGGCGTGGAGAAGCTCCGGCCGGCTTTCAGACGGTGTTTCAGCTCTTCAAAAGCGGTTTGCAGCGATTCCACGAAGGGCCTCCTCGAAGGAGCGATACTGCCACGCAATGCGCACGAGGTCGCCGGCGCCCTGCAGGATGAAGTGCCGGCCGGCTGTGCGGACGAGGTGGGGCGGGACGTCGGCCGGCTCGAGGCCGAACAGCCGCCAGTCGGGATGATTCACGAGCGAGGTGTCGTTGATGCCGGAGAAGTGGAGCTCGTGGGCCAGATACAGGGCGGTCAGGTCGTCAAGCCGGAAGGGGAGAATCTGGCGGATGCCGGCGCGGTCGGGCCCGGCGAGGCCGAACTCGGTCAGGCAGCCGGTCAGGTAGCGGGCGACGCGGATCATCATGATATCCGACCAGGGCGGGTCGATGGCGCCCTCGGCCGTGGCCGTGGTCAGGAAGTCGAGCGCGTGGTCCCGGGTGATATCGAGGGCGCCGGCCGCGAACCTTCGCCAGTAGACGTTTTCCAGGAAGTCCGCCAGGACCGGGTTTGCCCGGGCCGTGTACAGCAGGAGGAGCTGCATGAGACTGCGCCATGGGACGCCGAGTTCGAGCAGGGTCTTCAGGTGCGACGCGGCGGGCGGCTCCCCGCGCAGGTAGCGGTCGGCGAAGACGCGGCCGACGATGTCTTCGACGCGCAGGGCGGTGGCGCGGCCGAGGGCGCCGGATGCTGCCGCTTTCCGTTTCAGGGCGGCAACGGTCATGCCCGGCTCCCAGAGGCGGAGCAGGGCGGCCGTCTCGTCGGGCATTCCCTGGCCCTTCGAGAGCGCCGTGGTGTATCGGCGCGGCCGGCGGTCAGGCGGCGAAGTAGGGGAACGTCTGGGTGCCGCGGTGGAATGCGTCATGATAATGTCGGGCCAGCTCCTCGACGGCAAAGCCGGTGAGAACGGTGCGGACGGTGCCGATCTGGACGGGGCCGTCGGGGGCGCGGAGGCCTCCGGGTCCCAGCTTTTTCAGCAGTTCGAGCGCCGTTTCGCGGGAGGCGATACTATCGGCGGCCTGCGGGGCGACCTCGTCGAGCAGAAGTCGATGCATCTGCTCCTCGATAGGAAGCGGGAGGCGGAACAGATGGAACACGCCCGCCTTGCCGATTCGCTCGTCATGGAGGCGGCGTGCGGCCTCGGTGACCGAGGTGATGCCTGCCGCGATCGGCGTGCGGGGGAACGTGACGGCCAGGAACTGGCGCCCTGTGGCGCTCAGAAAGGTGGTGTCCCACCAGCCCGCCTGGTGCTGCTCGCCAAGGAAGCCGACGGCGGCCCGCAGGTTCA is drawn from Candidatus Ozemobacteraceae bacterium and contains these coding sequences:
- a CDS encoding DUF1788 domain-containing protein codes for the protein MESLQTAFEELKHRLKAGRSFSTPGDDPVWYLVFDPALMLAVKGRMKAWAAQLALDGWTLETFSMADAVHEILTTHDMRDVWLESEAESPHAFHEINATLADALTAEKALLNSLEARLAALAGRPMTVLFVTDLEALHPYLRVGTLEHQLQGRFTVPTVILYPGCRAGKHALRFLGIYPEDGNYRSTHIGG
- a CDS encoding DUF1819 family protein: MTHSTAAPRRSPTSPPDRRPRRYTTALSKGQGMPDETAALLRLWEPGMTVAALKRKAAASGALGRATALRVEDIVGRVFADRYLRGEPPAASHLKTLLELGVPWRSLMQLLLLYTARANPVLADFLENVYWRRFAAGALDITRDHALDFLTTATAEGAIDPPWSDIMMIRVARYLTGCLTEFGLAGPDRAGIRQILPFRLDDLTALYLAHELHFSGINDTSLVNHPDWRLFGLEPADVPPHLVRTAGRHFILQGAGDLVRIAWQYRSFEEALRGIAANRF
- a CDS encoding BrxE family protein — translated: MVHNHHTEQEPLDQTPHNRADRTPAADVDCLRKLLNLRAAVGFLGEQHQAGWWDTTFLSATGRQFLAVTFPRTPIAAGITSVTEAARRLHDERIGKAGVFHLFRLPLPIEEQMHRLLLDEVAPQAADSIASRETALELLKKLGPGGLRAPDGPVQIGTVRTVLTGFAVEELARHYHDAFHRGTQTFPYFAA